Proteins encoded in a region of the Equus asinus isolate D_3611 breed Donkey chromosome X, EquAss-T2T_v2, whole genome shotgun sequence genome:
- the LOC106847621 gene encoding melanoma-associated antigen 8-like: protein MGELCKREEDHQDPREAQGLVDAQLSGAEEEEAISPSSSPSVPFLGTLEEVAVAATTSPEQGHPSAQPSPTAMAATPWSQSRDNGSSIQDEEGPRVWEDPGDANSSLQDALRLKVSDLVGFLLLKYRTKEPTTKAEMLNTVLRDYQDHFPVIFRQASEHMQLVFGIDVKEVDPSDHSYVLVTTLGLTYDGMLSGEQSMPKTGLLVMLLGVIHLQGDCVPEEDVWEALSVMGVRAGREHFIYGEPRELITKVWVQEQYVEYRQVPSSDPARYEFLWGPRAHAETSKMKVLEYFLRVSSRDPNPFLQLCEEAVSDEEGAPEPEGGQARGRPMPSTFSCWA from the coding sequence ATGGGTGAGCTCTGCAAGCGTGAGGAAGACCATCAGGACCCAAGAGAGGCCCAGGGCCTGGTGGATGCGCAGCTGTctggggctgaggaggaggaggccatatccccctcatcctccccctctgtccccttcctgggcaccctggaggaggtggctgtGGCTGCGACCACGAGTCCTGAACAGGGCCATCCGAGTGCTCAACCCTCCCCCACTGCCATGGCAGCCACTCCATGGAGCCAGTCCAGAGACAACGGCTCCAGCATCCAAGATGAGGAGGGACCAAGGGTCTGGGAGGACCCGGGAGATGCCAACTCCTCGCTCCAAGATGCACTACGTTTGAAGGTCTCTGACCTGGTGGGGTTCCTGCTTCTCAAGTATCGCACAAAGGAGCCCACCACAAAGGCGGAGATGCTGAATACGGTCCTCAGAGATTACCAGGACCATTTCCCTGTGATCTTCAGACAAGCCTCTGAGCACATGCAGCTTGTCTTTGGCATTGACGTGAAGGAAGTGGACCCCAGTGACCACTCTTATGTCCTGGTCACCACCCTGGGCCTCACCTACGATGGGATGCTGAGTGGTGAGCAGAGCATGCCCAAGACTGGCCTCCTGGTGATGCTCCTGGGTGTGATCCACCTGCAGGGTGACTGTGTCCCTGAGGAGGACGTCTGGGAAGCACTGAGTGTCATGGGGGTGCGTGCCGGGAGGGAGCACTTCATCTACGGGGAGCCCAGGGAGCTTATCACTAAAGTTTGGGTGCAGGAGCAGTACGTGGAGTACCGGCAGGTGCCCAGCAGCGATCCTGCTCGCTACGAGTTCCTGTGGGGTCCCAGGGCCCACGCTGAAACCAGCAAGATGAAAGTCCTGGAGTATTTCCTCAGGGTCAGTAGCAGGGATCCCAATCCCTTCCTCCAGCTGTGTGAAGAGGCTGTGAGTGATGAGGAAGGGGCACCTGAGCCCGAGGGCGGCCAGGCACGGGGCAGGCCCATGCCCAGTACCTTCTCCTGCTGGGCATGA
- the LOC106834950 gene encoding heat shock transcription factor, X-linked member 3 translates to MASQGTDQTDEVKQAPSGDREPATGVPTNSSLDPKLDSREILGTRSDQAINQDPGPQDNPRPQDPNQGIVHVEENHHLLGLSFPRKLWMVAEDDAFTSVHWNDEGDTVIIEEDLFQREILQRRGPGRIFETDSLKSFIRQLNLYGFSKIRPNDPSVHSPGNKRMMMYRNSNFQRNKPLLIENIRRRGNLRITTQPGTSATTPKRKKQVEATRRSPRIHRNEPTKEGDRKAQKESPKAQGPSDTWSFVCSENQSVSSVAGHATENHHPSEPGSPSGEGTSRNVMFVPLATAGGDGAEEPPTSPPDFPDYDSVMSLYNTCYSILLASLSVMAPHEVPDEDEQQEGSSDYKCALCERFKDNPGP, encoded by the exons ATGGCTAGTCAGGGTACCGACCAGACAGATGAAGTCAAGCAGGCCCCATCAGGTGACCGAGAGCCAGCAACAGGGGTCCCAACTAATTCATCCCTGGATCCAAAGTTGGATTCAAGGGAGATTTTGGGGACCCGCAGTGACCAAGCCATAAACCAAGATCCAGGCCCCCAAGACAACCCGCGACCACAGGACCCAAACCAAGGCATCGTCCACGTGGAAGAAAACCACCACCTTCTCGGGCTCTCCTTCCCAAGAAAGCTTTGGATGGTAGCTGAGGACGACGCCTTCACGTCCGTGCACTGGAATGACGAGGGAGACACCGTGATCATTGAAGAGGATCTTTTCCAGAGGGAGATTCTTCAACggagaggcccagggagaatTTTTGAAACAGACAGCTTGAAGAGTTTTATCCGCCAACTGAATCTCTACGGCTTCAGCAAAATACGTCCAAACGACCCTTCGGTTCACTCTCCAGGGAACAAGAGAATGATG ATGTACCGTAACTCCAACTTTCAGAGAAATAAGCCTCTGCTCATTGAGAACATTCGGAGAAGAGGCAACCTGAGAATTACCACTCAGCCAGGGACCAGCGCAACAActccaaagagaaagaagcaggtaGAAGCTACGAGGCGCTCCCCACGAATCCATCGCAATGAACCCACCAAAGAAGGTGACAGAAAGGCCCAGAAGGAAAGCCCTAAAGCTCAGGGACCCAGTGACACCTGGTCGTTCGTGTGCTCTGAAAACCAATCTGTGAGCAGTGTAGCTGGACATGCCACAGAAAATCATCACCCAAGTGAGCCAGGCAGCCCAAGTGGGGAGGGCACATCCAGGAATGTTATGTTTGTGCCCCTGGCTACTGCCGGGGGAGACGGTGCAGAGGAACCACCCACCAGCCCCCCAGATTTCCCCGATTATGATTCGGTGATGTCCTTATACAACACCTGTTATTCCATCCTGCTGGCTTCCCTCTCAGTGATGGCTCCACATGAGGTCCCTGATGAGGACGAGCAGCAGGAAGGCTCCTCAGATTACAAGTGTGCACTTTGTGAGCGCTTCAAGGACAATCCAGGTCCCTAA